A stretch of the Notamacropus eugenii isolate mMacEug1 chromosome 2, mMacEug1.pri_v2, whole genome shotgun sequence genome encodes the following:
- the S100A14 gene encoding protein S100-A14, whose amino-acid sequence MGQCHSANAEDAQEFSDVERAIETLIKNFHQYSVEGKKETLTSSELRELVTQQLPHLMPGSCGLDEKIANLGSCNDSKLEFGSFWELIGEAAKSVKLENMTRRK is encoded by the exons ATGGGACAATGTCATTCTGCAAATGCTGAG GATGCCCAGGAGTTCAGTGATGTGGAACGGGCCATCGAAACCCTCATCAAAAACTTTCATCAGTATTcagtagaggggaagaaggagacgCTGACATCTTCTGAGCTTCGAGAGCTGGTCACTCAGCAGCTGCCCCATCTTATGCCG GGCAGCTGTGGGCTGGATGAGAAAATCGCGAACTTGGGCAGCTGCAATGACTCCAAGTTAGAGTTTGGGAGCTTCTGGGAACTAATCGGAGAAGCAGCCAAGAGTGTGAAGCTAGAGAATATGACCCGGAGAAAATGa
- the S100A16 gene encoding protein S100-A16 — MAEEESFTELELAIQVLVCNFYKYVPKHSLVRNKISKSSLRKMLQTEFRHMLTDTGNRKAADKLIQNLDANHDGRISFDEYWTLIGGITSPIANLIRQQEQQSCD; from the exons ATGGCTGAGGAGGAAAGCTTCACCGAGCTGGAACTGGCAATCCAAGTCCTGGTGTGCAACTTTTACAAATATGTACCCAAGCACAGCCTGGTTCGGAACAAAATCAGCAAAAGCAGTTTGCGAAAAATGCTGCAGACAGAATTTCGCCACATGTTGACA GACACAGGCAACAGAAAGGCAGCTGACAAGCTCATTCAGAACCTGGATGCCAACCATGATGGACGCATCAGCTTTGATGAGTATTGGACCTTGATAGGAGGGATAACCAGCCCCATCGCCAACCTCATACGCCAGCAGGAGCAGCAGAGCTGTGACTAG